The Acidimicrobiales bacterium sequence GCTGGCCCGCAGCCGATTCTCCCAGCCGTTTTCCAAGCCCTGCGGACGGTCCGTGCTGAGTCTGCGGAGCAGTCGGCGCGTCTCGCGACCAGCTCGTAGAGGCACCCATCGCTCAAGAGACCATTTCATAGGTTCTCCCGTTGTGCGCGTCGCACCGCATGTTCCACACGCGGCCGAGCTCGACGAAAGATCGACCGGACCCCGCTCGGGCTGCGGTTCGTGATCTGAGCGATCTCATGGCTCTTGAACTGGCCATCGGCAACCAGGAGGAATATCTCCCGCTCGTCGTCGCTGAGCACACCGGCGAGCACATCCTCGAGCAAGAGTCGGTCATCGACGGAGCCAAAGGCCGCCGGCTCATAGGTGTCGCCATGCCCGAATTGCGGGTCGACTGGCAGCGGGACGACCCTTCGTCGGGAGTTGAGGCCACAGTTGCGGACGATGCGATAGAGCCAGGTATCGAAGCTCGCGTCCGCGCGAAACTCGCGGCGGGCTCGCCAGGACCGAAGCAGTGCCTCTTGGACGACGTCTTCGGCGCCGGACGTGCCATAAGTGCGGCCGATGGCACCGCTGGCGACGCCCAGAAGTCCCTTCTGGCGTCCGGGGTTGAGTAGCGCTGTGAAAGCGCGGATCGCGTCGTCGTCGTCCGCTGTTCTGAAGATCTCAACCAGCTCATCTTCGGACCGCAGCGAAAACGCCCCCTAGCTCCTGTCCTACCTGGGCGCGGCGAGTCAATCACGCAGCCCGGGGTACTGCAACGCGTACGTAGACGCCTGGAGACGGACCTCACAGATCAATAGACACAGATCAGAGACGAACTGACGCAACTTATTGCTCTTCTCGAGACTCACGTCGGCGCCGCCTGTTCGTCGGGTCAAAGGGTGGGCGGTCGATCGTCGGCCGTGTGACAACAGAGGAAAAAGGTGAGTGCGATGAAGAGACTGACGAAACACCAAGGCCAGGTCGAGAGCGAGGAGCGGGTGGAGGGTCAGCCCTCGGTCACTCCCGGTTCGGTACGAGTCAGGTCGAGGCCGAAGGGAGCAGCCATGACCGCAGCCCCAGTTCGCCGGCTGCACAGTTCCGGGCTTGCCGAGAATGCCGGAGCCCCCCCGGACCAGAGGCGACCTCGGCGATCGGCAGCGATACGACAGATTCGTGCGGTCAGCGTCCATGCTGCGGCCGTTCTTGCGACCATCGCAGTCGTTTCCTCCGTGGTGTTCGCCGCCGACGTCGATCGCGCGAATGCGGCGCCGGGTGGCGGAACAAGCATCAACCACACGCTATGCAGTAACGGCGCAAACAGGATTCTCGAGCACGCGCCTTCGCAACTCCCGGTCGACGTGTGCTTTGACGACCAGGCGAGTGTGCTGGTCGTCAAGAACGTCGCGCCCTATTGGATCGACGTCGGCTTCCCACGCGCCGTCGAGCTACGAAGTCGGACGATTCTAGGTGTGTCAGATACGACGGATGCTGCGCTGGCGCTGTTTCTTGGTACGGATGGACGCTCCATCCCGCCTGGCGGCGTCCACGAGTACGACGTGCCATCTGACGACAGCACGCTCACAATGAGTTTCCTATTCTCGACTCGATTGTTCGAAGCGGAGACGGCGGCCTCAGCGATCTTGGGAGTCGTGGGTGGCGATACGACGCAGGCAGCCCAGATCATCGCGTTCGTGATGAACGCGCTCTACGGGGGCGATCTCGCTGCGAGCGTGGCCGACCTCAGCCTCGGCCAGATGCTCGACGCGCTCGTCGACATCGGTATTGTTTCCGCCGAGCATGCGGGACGACTCGCGTCGCAGTACGACTCAGTCGCTCTTCTGCTCAAGTCTGTCGATGACTTCGTATCGGTCGTCAAGCTGGCATGGGTGGCCAAATTCGTCACAACGCTGTCGGAGCTAGCTGCGCGCAACGTCGACTACTACTCCGCTCTCAGCATCTACGACGCTGGCAGTCTGATCGTCCATCCTAGATATGTCGAGGAACCGGTGTTGCCTCCGCCTCCCCCGACCCCAAAGTGCAAGGGAAGGTCGGCGACTATTGTCGGTACGAACGGCGCGGACACGCTCCGCGGTACGAGCGGCGCCGATGTAATTGTCGCGTTCGGCGGTGACGATGTCATCTACGCCGGAGGCGGGAACGACACGATCTGCGCCGGCTCTGGTTCGGACAAGGTGTGGGGTGGCACGGGCAATGACTACATCAATGGCTACTCAGGCAATGACACGCTGCGCGGAGAGGCCGGTCACGACGAGATTCGGGGTGGTGATGGCAACGACGTGATCGCGGGTCATGCCGGCAACGATGTGATCTACGCGGGAGCTGGGGCGGATCGTGTGTCCGCCGGCTCTGGTTCGGACAAGGTGTGGGGTGGCACGGGCAATGACTACATCAATGGCTACTCAGGCAATGACACGCTGCGCGGAGAGGCCGGTCACGACGAGATTCGGGGTGGTGATGGCAACGACGTGATCGCGGGTCATGCCGGCAACGATGTGATCTACGCGGGAGCTGGGGCGGATCGTGTGTCCGCCGGCTCTGGTTCGGACAAGGTGTGGGGTGGCACGGGCAATGACTACATCAATGGCTACTCAGGCAATGACACGCTGCGCGGAGAGGCCGGTCACGACGAGATCTGGGCTGGTTCGGGTCACGACCAAGTCTGGGCCGGATCCGGCAACGACAGAGTGTGGGGCGGCTCAGGCAATGACAAGCTTGACGGTGACGCCGGCAACGACAGGTTGGACGGCGGTTCAGGCGACGACAGTGTGACGGGGGACAGCGGCACGGATACATGCTTCAACCGAGAGTCCGGCAAGGGCTACTGCGAGGGTGGTCTCTCGCACAACACCATCATAGAGCTCACTGGAACTAATCGATCAGTCAACCCGTCGTTCCTAGTGTGGGAAGGCGTGATGTACCACATCGGTTCCGGGGCTGACTACTGGCAGTGCTACGGCCAGACGGGCGGGAAGGTGACCAAGAAGTCGTTGAACTATGCGCGATCACGCGGCTGGGAGATGCACTGGGCCTCATACATCGACCGGTGTTGGTGAGCAATGAGCCGGGGACAGGTCGTGCGTCCCCGGCTCGACGCTCTCGGCAGGGAGCTATGTACAGCCAGTGGTCGCACGGGCTGACATTGAGTGCGCAGCCGACTCTCGGCTGCGCTCTTCGAGCTGCCCTGACGACCCGTTCTTAGGTTGAGAGCAGGTTGCTGTCAGTCACCGGTGACGGCTCGTCGCTCTCGTTAAAGCCCCGCCTCGCCGTGGACGGCGGCCGAACCGTTGTGCGCCCCGCGACTTGAGCCTCGAGCTGACCGCGCGCCTATCGTCCGGCCATGGGTGGCGGACGCAGGGGCAGGACGGGCGGGATTCTCGTCGTGTTCGCGTTCGTCCTCGCCGTTGCTGCGCCGGCGAGTGCGAGCTGGGAGCGCACGTTCGGCGGGACTGATGGCGGCAACGTCTCGTCTGCGCACGGCGTGGAGTTCCTGACCGACGGCTCGACGGTTGTGGTTGGCATCTTCCAGGGGACGTTCCTCGGGCTCACCGCGGTCGACGGCTGGGACTTCTTCATGATGAGGATCGACGTCGATGGTGACGTCCAGTGGTCGCGATCCTGGGACGCCGACAAGGAGTACGACCAGGCCCCCGGCCACGACTTCGTCTTCGCCGTCGACGGCAACGACCGCTCGTACCTGTCGGTTCAGGGCGACGTCGAGAGTGGCACCTGGGTTGTCGAAGGCGACGGCACCGTCGTCGGCGCGCCGCTCGCCAGCTCGTCCGATCCGGCCGGAAGATACCCGGAGGCGATGTTCTCGCGCGACAGCGGCATCGCTGTGCTCGAACGCGTCGACGGCTCGAGCGACGATGCCCCGTACTCCCTCACCTTCCGGGACGAGGATCTCGCTCTGGAGTCGACCATCCGTCTGGACCTGGGTCAGCCGGACTTCGGCGTGATCCAAGGCGGAGACGGATGGGGACGGGACCTCCTGCTCGTTCGTGCCATCGAGACGGACGTCCTCTTCCCGGAGCAGGGCGTCGACCTGGAGCTCACGCGGTTGACCGCTGACGGTGACGAGGTCTGGAGCCGAACCTACGAGGATTTCGCGGAGCGATTCAGCGATCCGTATGTGCTGCTGCGAGCCGACGACTTCCTCGTTCCGACCGAGATCTCGGGCGCCCGCGGCGTGTCGTCGTTCAGCTCCGCGAGCGGCGCCCTTCGAAACGCCGCGTTGTCGGGAGCATCGACCAGTTCCCTCGTCCTGACCCCATCGACGTGTGTCGGCCGCAACGGGCCCGTCTTCGTCGCGGCGACGGCAGCCTGCGACGAGTTCGCCGTCTTCCGCAGGGACTACTGGTCGAACTCCCACATGAGTCGCCATGTCGCCCCGATGCCGGATGGGCGGTTCGCCGTGATCGGGCGTATCGACCGCGGCAACGACTACGAGTCCGACTCGGTCGCGATACTCGACTCGGATGGTGACGACCTCCTCAGCCTGGTTCGCGCCGCGATCGTCATCGAGGAGTCGAGCTCGGCGAGTGTGCTCACCGCGGTCGCGGCCGACCCCGCGACCGGTCGAGTCGTCGCCGTCGGACGCGAAGGCGAGCCGGGTGTGGGTGCGTCGGCGCTTGTCGTGTCGGACCTCTGGGGTCACGGATTCGTGGACGTCACCCTCGACGGTTGGCAGAGCGAACCGATCGAATGGCTCCGGGCCTCCCGGCTGACAACCGGGTGCTCCGCGTCCGAGTTCTGTCCGTCGGACGAGATGCCGCGCGAGCAGTTGGTGACGTTCCTCTACCGGTACCGAGGGGAGCCTCCCCCCGGGTCGAGCGCGCCCTTCGTCGACGTGCCGAACGGCAAGTACTACACCGACGCGATCTCCTGGGCGTACAACAGCGATGTCACGACCGGGGTCGGCGGCGGGCGATTCGGTACGGGGGAGACCGTGACTCGGGCGCAGGCGGTGACGTTCCTGTGGCGCGACGCCGGGAGCCCGTCCCCCGACGCCGACGCCGATTTCTCGGACGTGCCGTCCGGCGAGTTCTACTCCGACGCGGTGGCATGGGCCGCCGAGTCGGCGGTGACGACCGGGTTCCCCGACGGGACCTTTCGCCCCGGCGACCCGGTCACCAGAGAACAATTCGCCGCGTTCTTCCAACGCTACGACCGCG is a genomic window containing:
- a CDS encoding calcium-binding protein, giving the protein MTAAPVRRLHSSGLAENAGAPPDQRRPRRSAAIRQIRAVSVHAAAVLATIAVVSSVVFAADVDRANAAPGGGTSINHTLCSNGANRILEHAPSQLPVDVCFDDQASVLVVKNVAPYWIDVGFPRAVELRSRTILGVSDTTDAALALFLGTDGRSIPPGGVHEYDVPSDDSTLTMSFLFSTRLFEAETAASAILGVVGGDTTQAAQIIAFVMNALYGGDLAASVADLSLGQMLDALVDIGIVSAEHAGRLASQYDSVALLLKSVDDFVSVVKLAWVAKFVTTLSELAARNVDYYSALSIYDAGSLIVHPRYVEEPVLPPPPPTPKCKGRSATIVGTNGADTLRGTSGADVIVAFGGDDVIYAGGGNDTICAGSGSDKVWGGTGNDYINGYSGNDTLRGEAGHDEIRGGDGNDVIAGHAGNDVIYAGAGADRVSAGSGSDKVWGGTGNDYINGYSGNDTLRGEAGHDEIRGGDGNDVIAGHAGNDVIYAGAGADRVSAGSGSDKVWGGTGNDYINGYSGNDTLRGEAGHDEIWAGSGHDQVWAGSGNDRVWGGSGNDKLDGDAGNDRLDGGSGDDSVTGDSGTDTCFNRESGKGYCEGGLSHNTIIELTGTNRSVNPSFLVWEGVMYHIGSGADYWQCYGQTGGKVTKKSLNYARSRGWEMHWASYIDRCW
- a CDS encoding S-layer homology domain-containing protein, which translates into the protein MGGGRRGRTGGILVVFAFVLAVAAPASASWERTFGGTDGGNVSSAHGVEFLTDGSTVVVGIFQGTFLGLTAVDGWDFFMMRIDVDGDVQWSRSWDADKEYDQAPGHDFVFAVDGNDRSYLSVQGDVESGTWVVEGDGTVVGAPLASSSDPAGRYPEAMFSRDSGIAVLERVDGSSDDAPYSLTFRDEDLALESTIRLDLGQPDFGVIQGGDGWGRDLLLVRAIETDVLFPEQGVDLELTRLTADGDEVWSRTYEDFAERFSDPYVLLRADDFLVPTEISGARGVSSFSSASGALRNAALSGASTSSLVLTPSTCVGRNGPVFVAATAACDEFAVFRRDYWSNSHMSRHVAPMPDGRFAVIGRIDRGNDYESDSVAILDSDGDDLLSLVRAAIVIEESSSASVLTAVAADPATGRVVAVGREGEPGVGASALVVSDLWGHGFVDVTLDGWQSEPIEWLRASRLTTGCSASEFCPSDEMPREQLVTFLYRYRGEPPPGSSAPFVDVPNGKYYTDAISWAYNSDVTTGVGGGRFGTGETVTRAQAVTFLWRDAGSPSPDADADFSDVPSGEFYSDAVAWAAESAVTTGFPDGTFRPGDPVTREQFAAFFQRYDRVA